The genomic stretch GAAAACTAACAAGTAATAGAAGCTAAATTTATTGGTACTTGCCGGAGCTTTATTAAAATGCCCATCGGAATGATTAAAACCTAAATAAAATACAACATTCCATATCAAAGTGACAATAAATTAGGAATTTTTTACTTACAGTATAGAAAAGCTTCATATGATCTTTAAAATATCAAATAAAACCTTTAATTGGATGAGGTCGAGATATGAATTGCTGCCATGAAAATTAAATTCAATGGTGCTATATTTAATTTACAATATTATTTATTTTAAAAATATTAGATCTTAAAGTCTACAATTTCATTACAAAGAAAATAATTTTTCAATGCGATGAAACAATTTTTGTTTTTCTTTTTTATCCATTTCTGAAATTCCGGTGAAGCTATATTTTGCATATGCTGCAAAATCCAGAAATAACATAAATCCAAAAAGTGAAAATTGCAAAAGCACTACTATGATCATTCCCCAAAACATATTCATTTGAGTTGTGATCACCCAAAATGCAATTACACTAAAGCTCGCATGTAAGAACATAGAAACCGCAAGTCGAACCGGTGCATAGAATTCAATATGTTTGATTTTGGTTTTTGCAAATTGTTTGGACAGTAAAAGTGGAATTCCATAACAAAGAATACCAGGTATGGATATTAAAAATGTAAAACAGAGTTTTAGAATTAACCAGGATCTTTGAAAAATACTGCTATCGAGTCTAAAATTTAAAGAAGGCAATGAAGTAAATTTATTTGAATATTCGCCAAGGGTTTGACGGACAAGTTTATGATCCTGATGATTTAACTGTTGATAGTTTAATGCAAATTGTTTCATTTTTTCAAAAGCAGTGTGTGCCTGAATTTTTTGGGCAGCTGGGAAAGGCATTAATTTAGGTTCTACCATATCGCAGAGTTTATCAAATTCTCTGACATCTTGCTCTGGATGAATAGAAACCACCACTTGATCTAAATGCTTTTCAAAAGTCTTGGTAATTTCAGTTAATTTATCGCTGTTATCAGTACAAGTACTCAGCCATTTTTTGATTTCAACAGATTTTCCAAACCTGATCATGACATCACTTCGGGCTTTGGTTGGTGCACTGTAGAAGATTCCGGTTGGAATGACATATAATGGCTCAATATTAAATTCTTCAATGGCACCAAGGGCAAGTCTTGCAGCGCCTTTTTGGAGCGGTCGAAGATATTTTACCATGAGGGTGCTTGCTTCTGGAAATATGAGAATTGCTTTTCCATCGGCAAGTACTTTGAAGGATTCATCAAAAGTGCTTTTGTTTTTTTTCATGTTTGTAAAGCCATCCTTAAATCTAAAAATGGGGATTTGATTGGTCCATTTTAAAATAGGCTTTAACCATTTTTTTTCAAACATATCTCCTCTCACTAAAAAATGAAGATCTCGATGTTGAAAGCATGCCACCAAACAAGCTTCTAAAAATGAATTGGGATGGTTTACAATGAATAAAACCGCAGCATTTTTAGGGATGTGCTCAGTTCCTGAAACGAAGATGCGCCTAAAATAGAAGCGAAAGCTTATATTGGCCCATATTTTTACGAATTTATAAAACACGATATGGTAAGTTCTGTGTGAAGTAAATTAAATAATTATAGATTCATGGCTAATGGCAAACTTATCGTGATATCCGGTCCCACTGCTAGCGGGAAATCGGAATTAGCATTTCAGCTTGCACAACAATGGAACTGCCCGATTCTATCTGCAGACAGCAGGCAAATTTATAAAGAAGTTGATATAGGTACGGGAAAGCCCACAAAATATATGTTAAAAGCTGTAAAACATTATTTTATTGACCATGTAAAAGTCGATGCAGGCTATTCTGTAGGTGATTACGAGAAAGAAGCTTTGTTGGTTCTAAATGCGTTGTTTCAAGAGCACAAACGAGCGATTGTATGCGGAGGCACAGGGCTTTATCTCAAAGCATTGCTTTATGGACTGGATGATTTACCATCTACAGACGAAGCGTCCAGGCAAAAGGTCAGTCTGTTATTGGAAGCTGAAGGATTGTCCGGTTTACTAGCCAGACTCCATAAAGTTGATCCCGTCTATTATGAATTTGTCGATCGGAATAACCCAAGAAGAATTTGCAGAGCCCTTGAAATTTATGAGATGACCGGCCAAAGTTTTTCATCATTTCGAAAAAATGCACCCATGGATCGCAGTTTTGAATTTCGCGAATATTGTTTGATGCCAGACCGGGACTGGCTTTACCGTAAAATTGAAGCAAGAGTTGATCAAATGATGCAAGATGGATTGTTGGAAGAAACCATCAAATTGAGACCTTACCAATCGCTTCAGGCTTTGGATACGGTTGGTTACAAAGAATTATTTGAATACCTCGATGGAAA from Saprospiraceae bacterium encodes the following:
- the miaA gene encoding tRNA (adenosine(37)-N6)-dimethylallyltransferase MiaA yields the protein MANGKLIVISGPTASGKSELAFQLAQQWNCPILSADSRQIYKEVDIGTGKPTKYMLKAVKHYFIDHVKVDAGYSVGDYEKEALLVLNALFQEHKRAIVCGGTGLYLKALLYGLDDLPSTDEASRQKVSLLLEAEGLSGLLARLHKVDPVYYEFVDRNNPRRICRALEIYEMTGQSFSSFRKNAPMDRSFEFREYCLMPDRDWLYRKIEARVDQMMQDGLLEETIKLRPYQSLQALDTVGYKELFEYLDGKISLENAVQFIKQRTRNYAKRQMSWFRKESFSNFVDPSKQNVLQEILNAI
- a CDS encoding 1-acyl-sn-glycerol-3-phosphate acyltransferase translates to MFYKFVKIWANISFRFYFRRIFVSGTEHIPKNAAVLFIVNHPNSFLEACLVACFQHRDLHFLVRGDMFEKKWLKPILKWTNQIPIFRFKDGFTNMKKNKSTFDESFKVLADGKAILIFPEASTLMVKYLRPLQKGAARLALGAIEEFNIEPLYVIPTGIFYSAPTKARSDVMIRFGKSVEIKKWLSTCTDNSDKLTEITKTFEKHLDQVVVSIHPEQDVREFDKLCDMVEPKLMPFPAAQKIQAHTAFEKMKQFALNYQQLNHQDHKLVRQTLGEYSNKFTSLPSLNFRLDSSIFQRSWLILKLCFTFLISIPGILCYGIPLLLSKQFAKTKIKHIEFYAPVRLAVSMFLHASFSVIAFWVITTQMNMFWGMIIVVLLQFSLFGFMLFLDFAAYAKYSFTGISEMDKKEKQKLFHRIEKLFSL